Proteins from a genomic interval of Plasmodium sp. gorilla clade G2 genome assembly, chromosome: 10:
- a CDS encoding methionine aminopeptidase 1b, putative translates to MANIEDIEKQIENIKINSDDNENFVSKNKNSLLNGVNLEDNEIRNNDKSVDYNNNNENDTMNEKNKHVNNNEYSNKENSNNNNLDEQIINETLNLNEKVEKKNEENLCSGCKKVLIKKLSCPICLKNKIFSYFCNQECFKSSWKEHQKIHENMNKEDNDKEDHKKTIVKKHLSPENFDPTNRKYWAYDDHLKNFVNFKFTGDVRPWPLSKINHVPSHIERPDYAISSIPESELIYKRKSDIYVNNEEEIQRIREACILGRKTLDYAHSLVSPGITTDEIDKKVHEFIIENNAYPSTLNYYKFPKSCCTSVNEIVCHGIPDYRPLKSGDIINIDISVFYKGVHSDLNETYFVGDINDVPKEGKELVETCYFSLMEAIKKCKPGMFYKNIGTLIDAYVSKKNFSVVRSYSGHGVGKLFHSNPTIPHFKKNKAVGIMKPGHIFTIEPMINQGHYSDVLWPDQWTSATSDGKLSAQFEHTLLITNNGVEILTKRTQDSPPLGFDTKDELYYN, encoded by the coding sequence atggcaaatattgaagatatagaaaaacaaattgaaaatataaaaatcaaTTCAGATGATAATGAGAATTTTGTTtctaagaataaaaatagttTATTAAATGGAGTAAATTTGGAAGATAAtgaaataagaaataatgataaatctgttgattataataataataatgaaaatgatactatgaatgaaaaaaataaacatgttaataataatgaatattctaataaagaaaatagtaataataataatttagatGAACAGATAATAAATGAGActttaaatttaaatgaaaaggttgaaaaaaaaaatgaagaaaatttgTGTAGTGGATGTAAAAAagtattaattaaaaaattaagttgccctatatgtttaaaaaataaaatatttagttATTTTTGTAATCAAGAATGTTTTAAAAGTTCATGGAAAGAACATCAAAAGATAcatgaaaatatgaataaggAAGATAATGATAAAGAAGATCATAAGAAGACTATAGTTAAAAAACATTTATCACCAGAAAATTTTGATCCTACTAATAGAAAATATTGGGCTTATGATGaccatttaaaaaattttgttaattttaaatttacaGGAGATGTACGACCATGGCCTTTATCTAAAATTAATCATGTACCCTCACATATTGAGCGACCTGATTATGCAATTAGTTCTATTCCAGAATcggaattaatatataagagaaaaagtgatatatatgtaaataatgaagaagaaatacAAAGAATTAGAGAAGCTTGCATATTAGGAAGAAAAACTTTAGACTATGCTCATTCATTAGTTTCACCTGGAATTACAACTGATGAGATAGATAAGAAAGTTCACGAATTTATAATTGAAAATAATGCATATCCATCAactttaaattattataaatttccAAAATCATGTTGTACTTCTGTGAATGAAATTGTATGTCATGGGATACCAGACTATAGACCATTGAAATCGggtgatataataaatattgatATTAGTGTTTTTTATAAAGGTGTACATTCAGATTTAAATGAAACTTATTTTGTTGGAGATATAAATGATGTACCAAAAGAAGGTAAAGAATTAGTAGAGACTtgttatttttctttaatggaagcaattaaaaaatgtaaacctggaatgttttataaaaatattggaaCTTTAATAGATGCATatgtatcaaaaaaaaacttttcAGTTGTTCGTTCGTATTCAGGACATGGTGTTGGAAAACTATTTCACAGTAATCCAACCATAcctcattttaaaaaaaataaagcagTAGGTATAATGAAACCTGGTCATATTTTTACTATTGAACCTATGATTAATCAAGGACACTATAGTGATGTATTGTGGCCAGATCAATGGACAAGTGCAACGTCAGATGGAAAATTGTCAGCTCAGTTTGAACACACTTTATTAATTACTAACAACGGGGTAGAAATTTTGACAAAGCGAACTCAAGATTCACCTCCACTTGGTTTTGATACAAAAGATGaactatattataattaa
- a CDS encoding heat shock protein 60: MISTLRGKIFNNGTNKNKCVSILSNIQKRNISKDIRFGSDARTAMLTGCNKLADAVSVTLGPKGRNVIIEQSFGSPKITKDGVTVAKSIEFNNKLANLGAQMVKQVAANTNDKAGDGTTTATILARSIFQQGCKAVDSGMNPMDLLRGINKGVEKVLEYLNSIKKDVTTTEEIFNVASISANGDKNIGQLIADTMKKVGKEGTITVTEGKTLQHELEIVEGIKFDRGYISPYFINNSKDQKVELDKPYILIHEKKISTVKSLLPVLEHVLQNQSSLLVIAEDVDSDALATLIVNKLRLGLKICAVKAPGFGEHRKALVHDIAVMTGAKVITEETGLKLDDPQVVSYLGKAKSINVTKDSTLIMEGEGKKEEINERCESIRNAIKMNTSDYEKEKLQERLAKITGGVALIKVGGISEVEVNEIKDRIQDALCATKAAVEEGIVPGGGSALLFASKELDSVQTDNYDQRVGVNIIKDACKAPIKQIAENAGHEGSVVAGNILKEKNSNIGFNAQEGKYVDMIESGIIDPTKVVKTAISDAASIASLMTTTEVAIVDFKDSKNEESSQHMNSVNSMGDMGGMY, encoded by the exons ATGATATCAACATTACGTGggaaaatttttaataatggaACTAATAAAAACAAGTGTGTTTCAATTTTAAGTAATATTCAGAAGAGAAACATATCCAAAGATATAAGATTTGGAAGTGATGCAAGGACTGCTATGCTTACAG gtTGTAATAAGTTGGCCGACGCGGTTAGTGTAACCCTTGGTCCAAAAGGAAGAAATGTTATAATAGAACAATCATTTGGTTCACCAAAGATTACAAAAGATGGTGTAACAGTTGCTAAAAGCATTGAGTTTAATAACAAGCTAGCTAATCTTGGTGCACAAATGGTAAAACAAGTTGCTGCAAATACCAATGACAAAGCAGGTGATGGTACAACAACAGCTACAATTTTAGCTAGATCTATATTTCAACAGGGTTGCAAAGCTGTTGACTCTGGAATGAACCCAATGGATTTATTAAGAGGTATAAATAAAGGTGTAGAAAAGGTTTTGGAGTATTTAAATTCAATAAAGAAAGATGTTACAACAACAGAAGAAATTTTCAATGTCGCTAGTATATCAGCAAAtggtgataaaaatataggtCAACTAATTGCTGATACCATGAAAAAAGTAGGAAAAGAAGGAACCATAACAGTTACTGAAGGAAAGACGCTACAACATGAATTAGAAATTGTAGAAGGTATAAAATTTGATAGAGGTTATATTTCTCCAtactttattaataatagcaAAGATCAGAAAGTAGAACTTGATAAACCATATATACTTatacatgaaaaaaaaatatctacTGTTAAATCTTTATTACCAGTTTTGGAACATGTATTACAAAATCAATCATCCTTATTAGTTATAGCAGAAGATGTTGATAGTGATGCATTGGCTACATTAATTGTAAACAAATTGAGACTAggtttaaaaatatgtgcAGTAAAAGCACCAGGATTTGGAGAACACAGAAAAGCCTTGGTTCATGATATAGCAGTAATGACAGGAGCAAAAGTTATTACAGAAGAAACTGGATTAAAATTAGATGATCCACAAGTTGTTTCTTATTTAGGTAAAGCAAAATCCATAAATGTTACCAAAGATAGTACATTAATTATGGAAGGagaaggaaaaaaagaagaaataaatgaaagATGTGAAAGTATAAGAAATgctataaaaatgaatacatcagattatgaaaaagaaaaattacaaGAACGTCTAGCTAAAATTACAGGTGGAGTTGCTTTAATTAAAGTAGGAGGAATAAGTGAAGTAGAAGTTAATGAAATTAAAGATAGAATTCAAGACGCTCTTTGTGCTACCAAAGCTGCTGTTGAAGAAGGTATTGTCCCAGGTGGTGGTAGTGCACTCTTATTTGCATCGAAGGAATTAGATTCAGTTCAAACTGATAATTATGATCAAAGAGTTggtgttaatattattaaagatGCCTGTAAAGCACCAATTAAACAAATTGCTGAAAATGCTGGACATGAAGGTTCAGTTGTAGCaggaaatattttaaaagaaaaaaattctaATATAGGTTTTAACGCTCAAGAAGGAAAATATGTAGATATGATCGAATCAGGTATTATTGATCCAACTAAAGTTGTTAAAACAGCTATATCAGATGCTGCTTCTATAGCATCATTAATGACAACAACAGAAGTTGCCATTGTTGATTTTAAAGATTCCAAAAACGAAGAATCATCACAACATATGAATTCAGTTAATTCTATGGGTGATATGGGGGGCatgtattaa
- a CDS encoding enolase, with translation MAHVITRINAREILDSRGNPTVEVDLETNLGIFRAAVPSGASTGIYEALELRDNDKSRYLGKGVQKAIKNINEVIAPKLIGMNCTEQKKIDNLMVEELDGSKNEWGWSKSKLGANAILAISMAVCRAGAAANKVSLYKYLAQLAGKKSDQMVLPVPCLNVINGGSHAGNKLSFQEFMIVPVGAPSFKEALRYGAEVYHTLKSEIKKKYGIDATNVGDEGGFAPNILNANEALDLLVTAIKSAGYEGKVKIAMDVAASEFYNSENKTYDLDFKTPNNDKSLVKTGAQLVDLYIDLVKKYPIVSIEDPFDQDDWENYAKLTAAVGKDVQIVGDDLLVTNPTRITKALEKNACNALLLKVNQIGSITEAIEACLLSQKNNWGVMVSHRSGETEDVFIADLVVALRTGQIKTGAPCRSERNAKYNQLLRIEESLGSNAVFAGEKFRLQLN, from the exons atggcTCATGTAATAACTCGTATTAATGCCCGTGAAATTTTAG attCTAGAGGAAACCCAACTGTAGAAGTTGACTTAGAAACCAACTTAGGAATTTTCAGAGCTGCCGTACCATCTGGTGCCTCTACTGGTATTTATGAAGCCTTAGAATTAAGAGATAATGACAAGAGCAGGTACTTAGGAAAGGGTGTTCAAAAAGCTATCAAGAACATTAATGAAGTTATTGCTCCCAAATTAATTGGAATGAATTGTACTGAACAAAAGAAAATTGACAATTTAATGGTTGAAGAATTAGATGGAAGTAAAAATGAATGGGGATGGTCAAAAAGTAAATTAGGAGCTAATGCAATTTTAGCTATTTCCATGGCTGTATGTAGAGCTGGTGCAGCTGCTAATAAAGTATctttatacaaatatttgGCACAATTAGCTGGAAAGAAAAGTGACCAAATGGTATTACCAGTACCTTGTTTAAACGTTATCAATGGAGGATCCCATGCAGGAAACAAATTATCTTTCCAAGAATTTATGATAGTGCCAGTTGGTGCTCCATCATTTAAAGAAGCCTTAAGATATGGTGCTGAAGTATATCATACCTTAAAATcagaaattaaaaagaagtATGGTATTGACGCAACCAATGTAGGTGATGAAGGTGGATTTGCTCCAAATATATTGAATGCTAATGAAGCTCTTGATTTATTAGTAACTGCTATTAAATCAGCTGGTTATGAAGGAAAAGTTAAAATTGCTATGGATGTTGCAGCTTCTGAATTTTACAACAGTGAAAACAAGACATATGATTTAGATTTCAAAACtccaaataatgataaatcaTTAGTTAAGACTGGAGCCCAATTAGTTGACTTATATATTGATTTAGTAAAGAAATACCCAATTGTTTCTATTGAAGATCCATTTGATCAAGATGATTGGGAAAATTATGCTAAATTAACTGCAGCTGTTGGAAAGGATGTACAAATTGTTGGTGATGATTTATTAGTTACAAACCCAACAAGAATTACTAAAGCTCTTGAAAAAAATGCTTGCAATGCCTTACTTCTTAAAGTTAACCAAATCGGTTCTATTACTGAAGCTATTGAAGCATGCTTATTatctcaaaaaaataattgggGTGTTATGGTCTCTCACAGATCTGGTGAAACTGAAGATGTTTTTATTGCTGATTTAGTTGTTGCCTTAAGAACAGGACAAATCAAAACAGGAGCACCATGCAGAAGTGAAAGAAATGCCAAATACAACCAATTATTAAGAATTGAAGAATCTTTAGGAAGCAATGCCGTTTTTGCTGGAGAAAAATTTAGATTacaattaaattaa
- a CDS encoding ribonucleotide reductase small subunit, putative, protein MSKEQYHDQEVLLEAQNNDEILKENKFRWVMFPIKYKTFWSYYKEIESLFWTAEDYNFDKDKQYLENIDKNMLVKLFELICFYSLKDLHVYEEQALITSKMLDIIQIPEGRAFYGFQMCMENIHDEVYACIFETYIPDSKQKKVIINKVIALDSVLKKQKWLTEIFESNIPYYNKLVLLYISKVLFNGTLNILIGYCKENSILPCLCNVHEKIHRDEYLHGDFSVMCCNHLVNKLKYEHVLDYFKMAVDLEYQFSLEMLELNVLKIKKQEVRAFLEYLADTMLTNLNYPKHYNSKYPFSWPEFTKIVVNENEKTETVKKGENIYGEKQILFDEDF, encoded by the exons ATGAGTAAGGAACAATATCACGATCAAGAAGTATTGTTGGAGGctcaaaataatgatgaaattTTGAAGGAAAATAAGTTCAGATGG GTTATGTTCCCAATAAAGTACAAAACATTTTGg AGttattataaagaaattGAATCTCTCTTTTGGACTGCTGAGgattataattttgataaaGACAAGCaatatttagaaaatattgataaaaaCATGTTGGTTAAATTATTTGAACTTATATGCTTTTACAGTTTAAA AGATTTACATGTTTATGAAGAACAAGCTCTTATTACCAGTAAAATGTTAGATATTATCCAGATACCTGAAGGAAGAGCTTTTTATGGTTTTCAAATGTGTATGGAGAATATACATGATGAAGTATATGCTTGTATATTCGAAACATATATTCCTGATTCAAAGCagaaaaaagtaataataaataaagttATTGCATTAGACagtgttttaaaaaaacagaaaTGGTTAACTGAAATATTCGAATCGAATATCCCATACTATAATAAACTTgttcttctttatatttcTAAAGTTCTTTTTAATGgtactttaaatatattaattggtTATTGCAAAGAAAATTCTATACTTCCTTGCTTATGTAATGTTCATGAAAAAATTCATAGAGATGAATATCTTCATGGAGATTTTTCCGTTATGTGTTGTAACCATTTAGtcaataaattaaaatatgaacatgtcttagattattttaaaatggcTGTTGATTTAGAATATCAATTTTCATTGGAAATGTTAGAACTCAATGTtcttaaaataaagaaacaaGAAGTAAGAGCATTCTTAGAATATTTAGCAGATACTATGTTGACTAATCTAAACTACCCAAAACATTATAATTCCAAGTATCCATTTAGTTGGCCCGAATTTAcaaaa ATTGTTGTTAATGAGAACGAAAAGACAGAAACTGTTAAGAAAggggaaaatatatatggagaaaaacaaatattatttgatgaagatttttaa
- a CDS encoding tubulin binding cofactor c, putative, protein MDEDLTLVDNTNYDDKLQKKIKGIEKKIEELKKDTYNDDVLKEINELSDQTIKLKEKVSNIYFQYLKTCSLIIYEKKLKDLIKDIETLKQSSIKNRNEKAYTPNEYNYDDNFLLPDDDYLLEEKEDVQMNENMIDLNQYKMSFQNMENKRIIKGFGETECSNLLLDNLVNCEIIILDILSSVLIQKIKHCTIWVSAVESSVMIYNCEDCNILSNSKQIRIHEAVDTHFYINTISNPIIENSTKLIFHKYNLIFDELSELLQKININKDSNKWMEIMDFNWQNTHEKSPNFCINKEVEIYNIKIKYIKNHNDIHQEKLTHDNYIIENFPPFLKRIN, encoded by the exons atggatgaAGATTTAACACTAGTTGATAATActaattatgatgataaacttcaaaaaaaaataaaag gcattgaaaaaaaaattgaagaattaaaaaaagatacaTACAATGATGATGTAttgaaagaaataaatgaattaagTGATCAAACCATAAAACTAAAAGAGAAAGTGtctaatatttattttcaatatctAAAAACATGTTCGCTTATAATTTATGAAAAG aaACTAAAAGATTTAATTAAAGACATTGAAACATTAAAACAATCCAgtataaaaaatagaaatgaaAAAGCATATACTcctaatgaatataattatgatgataatttcCTACTACCTGATGACGATTATTTATTGGAAGAAAAGGAAGATGTGCAAatgaatgaaaatatgaTTGATCTAAACCAATATAAGATGTCTTTtcaaaatatggaaaataaaag aataATAAAAGGATTTGGAGAAACGGAATGTTCTAATTTATTACTGGATAACTTA gtTAATTGCGAAATTATTATACTTGATATATTAAGCTCTGTGTTAATACAGAAAATTAAACATTGCACAATCTG gGTTTCAGCTGTCGAATCATCTGTAATGATTTATAATTGTGAAGACTGCaatattttatcaaattCTAAGCAA ATAAGAATACATGAAGCTGTTGATacccatttttatattaataccaTCAGCAATCCAATTATCGAAAA TTCCACTAAACTTATTTTCCATAAATATAACTTAATATTTGATGAACTATCCgaattattacaaaaaattaatataaacaaagaTTCAAACAAATGGATGGAAATAATGGATTTTAATTGGCAAAATACACAC GAAAAATCTCCAAAtttttgtataaataaagaggtagaaatatataatatcaaaataaaatatataaaaaatcataATGATATTCATCAAGAAAAATTAACACATGATAACTATATAATAGAAAATTTTCCACCTTTTCTCaaaagaataaattaa